One Pempheris klunzingeri isolate RE-2024b chromosome 22, fPemKlu1.hap1, whole genome shotgun sequence DNA segment encodes these proteins:
- the LOC139222182 gene encoding beta-2-microglobulin-like — protein MESGSIMRPLLILAALTAVFCAEDVKRTSPEVKVYSRYPGQYGRDNILICHVSGFHPPDIKIQLMKDGVELSGAQQTDLAFSQNWRFHLTKDVSFSPSKGEKYSCKVTHGMTAKDYIWEPNM, from the exons ATGGAGAGCGGATCAATCATGAGGCCTTTGCTGATTCTCGCAGCTCTGACAGCTGTCTTCTGTGCGGAGGATGTCAAACGCA CTTCGCCCGAAGTTAAGGTGTACAGCCGTTACCCGGGACAGTATGGCAGGGACAACATCCTGATCTGCCACGTGAGCGGCTTCCACCCCCCTGACATCAAAATCCAGCTAATGAAGGATGGAGTCGAGCTCTCTGGTGCCCAGCAGACCGACCTGGCCTTCAGTCAGAACTGGCGCTTCCATCTGACCAAGGACGTGTCCTTCTCACCCTCAAAGGGAGAAAAGTACAGCTGCAAGGTCACTCATGGGATGACCGCTAAAGACTATATCTGGG AGCCAAACATGTAA
- the LOC139221656 gene encoding beta-2-microglobulin-like yields the protein MAAFVHVLLVGLLCLLSSMAKESLPKVQVYSHSPGEYGKPNTIICHVSNFHPPEIVIELLKDGNVMPKTNQTDLAFEENWHYHLTRFGPFTPNRGEQYACRVTHIGNSKTYYWEADM from the exons ATGGCGGCGTTTGTCCACGTACTTCTCGTTGGTctgctctgtctcctctcttcaaTGGCCAAAGAAT cattGCCCAAAGTTCAGGTGTACAGCCATTCACCGGGAGAGTACGGCAAACCCAACACCATCATCTGTCACGTCAGTAACTTTCACCCTCCAGAGATCGTCATCGAGCTGCTGAAGGATGGAAACGTGATGCCCAAAACCAATCAGACCGACCTGGCCTTCGAGGAGAACTGGCACTACCACCTGACCAGATTTGGGCCCTTCACCccaaacagaggagagcagtACGCCTGCAGAGTGACTCACATCGGAAACTCCAAGACGTACTATTGGG AAGCAGATATGTGA